A section of the Methanofollis sp. UBA420 genome encodes:
- a CDS encoding HIT family protein, translating into MGDDSRKNGPCPFCVPAPADIVVQNALAYARADAFPVNPGHTLIVPFRHVSSFFEATEAERIALIDLLSRCRDVLEERYHPDGWNIGVNVGPAAGQTVPHLHVHLIPRYAGDVPDPRGGVRGVIPEKKMY; encoded by the coding sequence ATGGGCGATGACTCACGAAAGAACGGCCCCTGCCCCTTCTGCGTTCCCGCTCCCGCCGACATCGTCGTGCAGAACGCCCTCGCCTACGCGAGGGCCGATGCCTTCCCGGTGAACCCCGGCCACACACTCATCGTCCCCTTCAGGCACGTCTCCTCCTTCTTCGAAGCGACTGAGGCGGAGCGGATAGCCCTCATTGACCTCCTCTCCCGCTGCCGGGACGTCCTGGAGGAGCGGTACCACCCTGACGGCTGGAATATCGGCGTCAATGTCGGCCCCGCCGCAGGGCAGACAGTGCCCCACCTCCACGTCCACCTCATCCCGCGCTATGCCGGCGACGTCCCCGATCCCAGGGGGGGTGTCCGGGGAGTGATCCCGGAAAAAAAGATGTATTGA
- a CDS encoding aldehyde dehydrogenase family protein: MTDPRPFLVGGEWRASETTLDVRSPYDDSLVGTVCLAGATDIEDAVRFAQHGFGRARRLPTHERIRVLRRLAGLIDIWKDEIAETITREAGKTAALARAEVERAVETVLLSAEEAGRIYGEVIPLDLTPAAAGRTGYLRRVPLGTVLAITPFNFPFNLACHKIGPAVAAGNAVILRPSSKTPLSGLILGELLVEAGYPEEAVSVLPCTTDIAEWMVRDGRIAYLSFTGSPAVGWHLREISGRKRVGLELGGNAAVIVDADADLPYAAERIVQGGFSGAGQVCISVQRVLLHRSVYAQCLEMILERTGALRIGDPRDQTVDVGPMISEEAAAAAEEKVREAVSGGATVLAGGKRAGTLFAPTILTDTLPTMRVNATEMFAPVITITPFDDFAAALALANDSPFGLQTGIFTNRLERAFHAFDECEAGTLVVNDVPTFRTDAMPYGGVKASGLGREGPRYAIEGMTEPRLMVLNRRG, translated from the coding sequence ATGACAGACCCTCGACCCTTCCTTGTCGGCGGGGAGTGGCGGGCGAGCGAGACAACCCTTGACGTCCGTTCTCCCTACGACGACTCCCTCGTCGGCACCGTCTGCCTCGCCGGGGCGACAGACATTGAAGACGCCGTCCGCTTCGCGCAGCACGGTTTCGGCCGGGCCCGGAGGCTCCCGACGCATGAACGGATCCGTGTGCTCAGGCGCCTTGCCGGTTTGATCGATATCTGGAAAGATGAGATCGCGGAGACGATCACCCGTGAGGCCGGGAAGACCGCCGCCCTGGCCAGGGCCGAGGTGGAACGCGCCGTCGAGACCGTCCTCCTCTCCGCCGAGGAGGCGGGGCGGATCTACGGCGAGGTGATCCCCCTTGACCTCACCCCTGCCGCGGCCGGCAGAACCGGTTATCTCCGCCGCGTCCCTCTCGGCACGGTGCTTGCGATCACTCCCTTCAACTTCCCCTTCAATCTCGCCTGCCACAAGATCGGTCCGGCGGTCGCCGCCGGTAATGCCGTCATCCTCAGGCCATCCTCAAAGACCCCGCTCTCCGGCCTTATTCTGGGCGAACTCCTCGTCGAAGCAGGGTACCCCGAAGAGGCCGTCTCGGTCCTCCCCTGCACCACCGATATCGCCGAGTGGATGGTGCGGGACGGCAGGATTGCATACCTCTCCTTCACCGGCAGCCCGGCCGTCGGCTGGCACCTCCGCGAGATCTCCGGGAGAAAGCGGGTCGGCCTCGAACTCGGCGGGAACGCCGCGGTGATCGTGGACGCGGACGCGGATCTCCCCTATGCGGCGGAGAGGATCGTGCAGGGAGGTTTTTCCGGTGCAGGTCAGGTCTGCATCTCTGTCCAGCGGGTTCTCCTCCACCGGTCGGTGTATGCACAATGCCTGGAGATGATCCTGGAACGGACCGGCGCTCTCAGGATCGGCGACCCCCGTGACCAGACCGTCGACGTGGGCCCTATGATCTCGGAGGAGGCAGCGGCCGCGGCCGAAGAGAAAGTGCGGGAGGCCGTTTCAGGTGGTGCGACCGTCCTCGCCGGGGGGAAGCGGGCCGGCACACTCTTTGCGCCCACCATCCTCACCGACACGCTCCCGACGATGCGGGTGAATGCCACGGAGATGTTCGCTCCGGTGATCACCATCACGCCTTTCGATGATTTTGCGGCCGCCCTTGCGCTGGCGAACGACTCCCCCTTCGGCCTCCAGACCGGCATCTTCACCAACCGCCTCGAACGCGCCTTTCATGCCTTCGATGAGTGCGAGGCCGGCACCCTTGTCGTCAACGACGTCCCCACCTTCAGGACCGACGCCATGCCCTATGGCGGGGTGAAGGCGTCCGGGCTGGGAAGAGAGGGGCCGAGGTATGCGATCGAGGGGATGACCGAGCCGCGGCTGATGGTCCTGAACAGGCGGGGGTGA
- a CDS encoding HAMP domain-containing sensor histidine kinase: ITRHDILNQLTVLLGYLEIAEEECRETEVMESLGRMKFSAQNIREQLEFARDYQDLGVREPQWLDVRWQVARLRQDDITITTKIRRLEVYADPLFGRVFYNLLDNAVRHGIRVTEVRVTARIDEEGGLTIVWEDNGIGVREGEKEKIFRRGYGNNTGLGLFLCREILKITGIEIRETGEYEKGARFEIQVQKDGYRIVQKPPTVPDPA, from the coding sequence ATCACCCGCCACGACATCCTCAACCAGCTCACCGTCCTCCTCGGATACCTGGAGATCGCCGAGGAGGAGTGCAGGGAAACGGAGGTCATGGAGAGCCTCGGCCGGATGAAATTTTCGGCGCAGAATATCAGGGAGCAGCTGGAGTTCGCCCGCGACTACCAGGACCTCGGCGTGCGGGAACCCCAGTGGCTCGACGTCAGGTGGCAGGTCGCCAGGCTCAGGCAGGATGACATCACGATCACAACGAAGATCCGGAGGCTTGAGGTGTACGCCGACCCCCTCTTCGGGCGGGTCTTCTACAACCTCCTCGACAATGCCGTCAGACACGGGATCCGGGTCACGGAGGTCAGGGTCACCGCCAGGATAGATGAGGAAGGAGGCCTGACCATCGTCTGGGAGGACAATGGCATCGGGGTCAGAGAAGGCGAGAAGGAGAAGATCTTCAGGCGGGGGTACGGGAACAACACCGGCCTCGGCCTCTTCCTCTGCAGGGAGATCCTGAAGATCACCGGCATCGAGATCAGGGAGACAGGAGAATACGAAAAAGGTGCACGCTTTGAGATCCAGGTTCAAAAGGACGGATACCGGATAGTGCAGAAGCCGCCGACTGTCCCGGACCCGGCCTGA
- a CDS encoding L-lactate MFS transporter, which translates to MAGEDLTILGMRAEQGRWALVLTGMLINLCLGSIYSWSVFVAPLTEHFAAAGTAVTATGILLPFSVFLACFAVAMPLAGRFIEVRGPRVATVAGGVLTGLGWLLASYAGSVPMLALMYGVVGGFGVGIAYGVPVAVAARWFPDRRGLAVGLTVLGFGFSAFVTANVAGALIGAVGVMETFRVFGVAFIILLTLCALPLSFPPSGWMPEGWHPPDGGGGAASEYRREEMVRTPAFFGLFVCYFIGCLAGLMAISIAKPVGTGVGIEPALATALVGFFALFNGGGRPVFGALTDRISPRRTAILSFVLIGAASAAMWLSPTAWTYVPAFALLWGCLGGWLAIAPATTALYFGTSDYPRSYGVVFLAYGAGAIAGPQLAGYVMAATGSYLGVFPVVTLLAAAGCAVAWVFLRRP; encoded by the coding sequence GTGGCCGGCGAGGACCTGACGATCCTGGGCATGCGGGCCGAGCAGGGGCGCTGGGCCCTTGTCCTCACCGGCATGCTCATCAACCTCTGCCTCGGCTCCATCTACTCCTGGAGCGTCTTCGTCGCCCCTCTGACCGAGCACTTTGCCGCGGCCGGGACGGCGGTGACGGCGACCGGGATCCTTCTCCCCTTCTCCGTTTTTCTGGCATGTTTTGCTGTCGCCATGCCCCTGGCCGGGCGTTTCATCGAGGTGCGGGGGCCGCGGGTCGCCACGGTCGCGGGCGGCGTCCTGACGGGCCTCGGGTGGCTGCTCGCATCCTATGCCGGTTCTGTGCCGATGCTCGCCCTGATGTACGGCGTCGTCGGCGGCTTCGGCGTCGGGATCGCCTACGGCGTCCCGGTGGCGGTGGCGGCCCGGTGGTTTCCCGACAGGCGGGGGCTTGCGGTCGGGCTCACCGTCCTCGGCTTCGGCTTCTCCGCCTTTGTGACAGCGAACGTCGCCGGTGCTCTCATCGGGGCGGTCGGCGTGATGGAAACCTTCCGCGTCTTCGGCGTCGCCTTCATCATTCTCCTTACCCTCTGCGCCCTGCCGCTCTCCTTCCCGCCGTCCGGGTGGATGCCGGAAGGCTGGCACCCACCCGACGGGGGAGGGGGTGCGGCCTCCGAGTACAGGCGCGAGGAGATGGTCCGGACGCCTGCCTTCTTCGGCCTCTTTGTCTGCTACTTCATCGGCTGCCTCGCCGGGCTGATGGCGATATCCATCGCAAAGCCCGTCGGCACGGGCGTGGGGATCGAACCGGCCCTGGCGACCGCGCTTGTCGGTTTCTTCGCCCTCTTCAATGGCGGCGGCCGACCTGTCTTCGGCGCCCTCACCGACAGGATCTCTCCCCGGAGGACGGCGATACTCTCCTTCGTGCTCATCGGGGCGGCGTCCGCGGCGATGTGGCTCTCCCCGACGGCATGGACGTACGTCCCTGCCTTCGCCCTCCTCTGGGGATGTCTCGGCGGGTGGCTTGCGATCGCCCCGGCCACCACCGCCCTCTACTTCGGGACATCGGACTATCCCCGCTCCTATGGCGTGGTCTTCCTCGCCTACGGTGCCGGTGCCATCGCGGGGCCACAACTTGCAGGCTATGTGATGGCGGCGACAGGGAGTTATCTGGGCGTCTTCCCGGTCGTCACCCTCCTTGCGGCGGCCGGGTGTGCGGTGGCGTGGGTTTTCCTGAGGAGGCCGTGA
- a CDS encoding lectin like domain-containing protein, with translation MTNQHLPIILLLCLCLVLQGVQGAAAVDIETAPLNPDFVRYMDEQEAAPPEASVFLAAAPAPAPGTPDDEHPLYPNTLIPAPGTPVWSDGSVVATAEPPSESYFNLADEGRVTAVKDQGECGSCWAFASLGSLESAFLTGGFGEWDLSENNLKNTHSFDGGPCSGGNAFMATAYLARWSGPVDEVDDPYLLPVPLNESPADLAPVMQVQNVTFLPPRDGPLDNDRIKATIRDEGGLYAGFLVNYTLFGPKATTYYFPENSTAKIDGGHAILLVGWNDTYPAANFVERPAGDGAFIARNSWGTTSGDNGYFYISYYDRSIGRFQHPETAYIGNGRSDAAVLFTGEPIGTHDHIYQYDPLGWTTSVGTGASTTMYGRNVFTAERYEGLEAVSFFTREPGTAYEASVHLIEGGTSRLVSAADGTMTLPGYHTLPLAAPVPLVPDQKFSVTLKLTAPTDTYPLVVEMPITDYSGAATAHAGESFVSADGVQWDDLTTIFPDTNICIKAFTADPVSVPEDYATIQAAVDAALPGDVVLVRSGVYEENVVVDRPLTLVGSGDPVIDGNGGDVLTLTGANITVQGITLTGGRDGVVVTGENATFMDLTVTGCSEDGIALEEAAQTSVIGADVQNAGRTGILVNGTAGTALLQCNVSGSGADGIAVTSAGSFTLTGCVADGNAGAGLNLEGVRDGEVSETTMTGNRWNLRFVPVPGYEGTVTVDGTNTVDGKRVYVWTGREDAVVPGDAGMVYLIGCRNIAVEDLTLSGTYVGLVVFNSTAVTVRNVTATGNYAGAFFAGSEDLSINASAFVGNEYAGISCLNTTAAVVTGSIIADNQVGALLAAGSPDETALWHNTFANNTGGHLVLEGQVALNSTAPFPYRYNGTYFTHALGNFWDDYAGTDADGDGIGETPYAVAGINDTCPLIQSADHYLVGALPPTPTLTSTPTPTPTPTPAPAPAPAGGGGGGGGGGGGGAFPASYSPMDQDASSHEASYPVKGQSALSKIDLTSVADLTSAIVVAEKTDLPPAIPPPATTVYEYEKILLFHVTAADLTGGEISFTVPLAWMEDHGAGTHDVVLLRYHDGAWTSLKTRFVKEESGEALYVAETPGFSYFAIAVAEKTEREGASARTFAVEETPTGAPSAGVPATPQQSPVALFIPALAAAFAALLLAQRR, from the coding sequence ATGACCAACCAGCACCTGCCAATCATACTCCTCCTCTGCCTGTGTCTTGTCCTCCAGGGTGTACAGGGGGCGGCGGCCGTCGATATTGAGACCGCCCCGCTGAACCCTGACTTTGTCAGGTATATGGATGAGCAGGAGGCGGCACCTCCCGAGGCGTCCGTATTCCTTGCGGCCGCACCCGCACCCGCACCCGGGACGCCAGACGACGAACATCCCCTCTATCCGAACACTCTGATCCCTGCGCCCGGCACCCCTGTCTGGTCTGATGGTTCCGTCGTTGCGACGGCCGAACCGCCCTCCGAGTCCTATTTCAACCTCGCCGACGAGGGCCGCGTCACCGCGGTGAAGGACCAGGGAGAGTGCGGGTCCTGCTGGGCCTTCGCCTCCCTCGGGTCCCTGGAGTCCGCGTTCCTCACCGGTGGCTTCGGTGAGTGGGACCTCTCGGAAAATAACCTGAAGAACACCCACAGCTTCGACGGGGGGCCCTGCAGCGGCGGCAACGCCTTCATGGCAACGGCCTACCTCGCCCGGTGGTCGGGACCGGTGGACGAGGTAGACGACCCCTATTTACTACCCGTGCCATTGAACGAATCGCCCGCCGACCTTGCGCCGGTGATGCAGGTGCAGAACGTCACCTTCCTCCCGCCGCGTGACGGCCCCCTCGACAACGACCGGATCAAGGCGACGATCAGGGATGAGGGCGGCCTCTATGCCGGTTTCCTGGTGAACTATACCCTCTTCGGCCCGAAGGCCACGACATACTACTTCCCCGAGAATAGCACCGCAAAGATCGATGGCGGCCATGCCATCCTCCTCGTCGGGTGGAACGATACCTACCCGGCGGCGAACTTCGTCGAGAGACCGGCCGGCGACGGCGCCTTCATCGCCAGGAACTCGTGGGGCACCACGTCAGGGGACAACGGCTACTTCTACATCTCGTATTATGACCGGAGTATCGGGCGCTTCCAGCACCCGGAGACGGCGTATATCGGCAACGGTCGCTCAGACGCGGCCGTGCTCTTCACCGGCGAACCGATCGGCACCCATGACCACATCTACCAGTACGACCCCCTTGGCTGGACCACCAGCGTCGGCACCGGCGCCTCGACCACGATGTACGGCAGGAATGTCTTCACCGCAGAGCGCTACGAGGGCCTGGAGGCGGTGAGTTTCTTCACCCGCGAACCCGGCACGGCGTATGAGGCCAGCGTCCACCTCATCGAGGGCGGCACCTCCCGTCTGGTCTCTGCCGCAGACGGGACGATGACACTCCCCGGCTACCACACCCTCCCGCTCGCCGCCCCCGTGCCCCTCGTCCCGGACCAGAAATTCTCGGTGACCCTCAAACTCACCGCCCCGACCGACACCTATCCTCTCGTCGTCGAGATGCCGATCACCGACTACTCGGGCGCGGCCACGGCCCATGCCGGCGAGAGTTTTGTGAGCGCCGACGGGGTGCAGTGGGACGACCTCACCACCATCTTCCCTGACACCAATATCTGCATCAAGGCCTTCACGGCCGATCCCGTCAGCGTGCCCGAGGACTATGCCACCATCCAGGCGGCCGTCGACGCCGCCCTCCCCGGCGATGTGGTCCTTGTCAGGAGCGGCGTGTACGAAGAGAATGTCGTCGTCGACAGGCCGCTCACCCTCGTCGGGAGCGGCGACCCTGTTATTGACGGCAATGGCGGGGACGTACTCACCCTGACCGGGGCGAATATCACCGTCCAGGGCATCACTCTCACCGGCGGCCGCGACGGCGTCGTGGTCACCGGCGAGAACGCCACGTTCATGGACCTGACGGTGACCGGTTGCAGCGAGGACGGCATCGCTCTTGAGGAGGCGGCACAGACCTCGGTCATCGGTGCCGACGTCCAGAATGCCGGCCGCACCGGCATTCTGGTCAATGGAACCGCCGGGACCGCCCTGCTCCAGTGCAATGTCTCCGGCAGCGGTGCCGACGGGATCGCTGTCACCTCCGCCGGATCCTTTACGCTGACCGGCTGCGTCGCCGACGGAAACGCCGGTGCAGGCCTGAACCTCGAGGGTGTGCGGGACGGCGAGGTGTCAGAGACCACGATGACCGGGAACAGGTGGAACCTCCGCTTCGTCCCCGTACCGGGCTATGAGGGCACGGTCACGGTGGACGGGACGAACACCGTCGACGGCAAGCGGGTCTATGTCTGGACAGGACGGGAGGACGCGGTCGTGCCCGGAGATGCCGGCATGGTGTACCTGATCGGGTGCCGGAACATCGCCGTGGAGGACCTCACCCTCTCGGGCACCTATGTCGGCCTCGTCGTCTTCAACTCGACCGCCGTCACCGTCAGGAATGTCACGGCCACCGGCAATTATGCGGGAGCGTTCTTCGCGGGTTCGGAAGACCTCTCGATCAATGCCTCCGCCTTCGTGGGCAACGAGTACGCGGGGATCTCCTGTCTCAACACTACCGCGGCCGTCGTCACCGGTTCGATCATCGCCGACAACCAGGTGGGTGCACTCCTTGCCGCCGGGAGTCCAGACGAGACCGCCCTCTGGCACAACACCTTTGCAAACAACACCGGCGGCCACCTCGTCCTTGAGGGTCAGGTCGCCCTGAACTCCACCGCACCGTTCCCGTACCGGTATAACGGTACCTACTTCACACACGCCCTCGGCAACTTCTGGGACGACTATGCAGGCACCGACGCCGACGGCGACGGGATCGGGGAGACGCCGTACGCCGTCGCGGGCATCAACGATACCTGTCCGCTGATCCAGTCCGCCGACCACTATCTGGTGGGCGCTCTCCCGCCCACGCCGACGCTGACATCCACACCCACACCGACACCCACCCCAACGCCCGCACCGGCACCAGCGCCCGCTGGCGGAGGCGGAGGCGGAGGCGGTGGTGGAGGCGGAGGCGCTTTCCCCGCGTCCTACTCTCCCATGGACCAGGACGCCTCCTCCCACGAGGCCTCGTATCCGGTGAAGGGCCAGTCTGCACTCTCTAAGATCGACCTGACCTCGGTCGCCGACCTCACCAGTGCCATAGTGGTCGCCGAGAAGACGGACCTGCCCCCCGCGATCCCCCCGCCTGCGACCACGGTCTACGAATACGAGAAGATCCTCCTCTTCCATGTCACCGCCGCCGATCTCACGGGCGGCGAGATCTCCTTCACCGTGCCCCTCGCATGGATGGAGGACCATGGTGCCGGCACGCACGATGTCGTCCTCCTCAGGTATCATGACGGCGCCTGGACCTCCCTGAAGACGAGGTTCGTGAAGGAGGAGAGCGGCGAGGCGTTGTACGTGGCGGAGACGCCGGGTTTCTCGTACTTCGCGATCGCCGTTGCCGAGAAAACGGAGAGGGAGGGGGCATCGGCCCGGACTTTTGCCGTCGAAGAGACACCTACCGGGGCACCGTCCGCCGGCGTCCCCGCAACCCCGCAGCAAAGCCCTGTCGCCCTCTTCATCCCTGCCCTCGCGGCCGCATTTGCCGCCCTTCTCCTTGCACAGAGGAGATGA
- a CDS encoding PAS domain S-box protein: protein MISLLCVDEKPEAIDHIRQYLEKTGDFSVTTSRSGDEALMLLKDQPFDAILSGCEMQGMNGVDLLQAAREKGCHAPFIFYDEFDGRSRVSEGHRKDESATLISGLIGAAGDHQRPYYTAHQIETLFGAIADRTSVGILIHRNGNLIYANHAVEEISGYRREELQAIDLIDLVHPAEREDARARAQRRLEGALPAERYTIRVLQKDGNERILDITADLCVIGESPALILSGLDPRATKNAEEDYRSIFSSFIDLYFRTGMDGTIKMLSPSCREILGWVPDEARGQNVTAFFPDPAEAEEAGRLLLASEHLHDHEVHLLRKDGTKMIFSLNARLIRSADGSACGIEGTLRDITERKQAEEEISRSKALFGATLEATKDGILATNQHGRPIACNGIFRMMWGVPETCPAPGDGRALLEMIAAQLKDPDETYSLIRDICKRPDSTQQHSVLECTDGRTIEYFTRPQTIGGETTGRVWSFSDITERKQAEQSLRERENFFTTLLEAIRDGVLILSEDGTVVYANRAACELVGLSSTEDCIGRSILEFVHQDSAHAVFRDLLTVRGGSDAIPAEYTFVTPAGRGRQVEGLSSTITWKERKAIAVTLRDITERKQAEAAAQESADLNRALIDGLPEYIFVLTREGEIIFANPAAEAALGCTRRALSRKAMRSIIAESSLQDFDIAIQDAFTGQKCRSFEIGVRTATDDCLQVTLRAAPITFRNRDATLVLLTDLTERLVLEKELKMYTDELKRYSESLARTNGKLTIMNSI from the coding sequence ATGATATCCCTTCTCTGCGTCGATGAAAAACCCGAGGCAATCGACCATATCCGTCAATACCTCGAAAAAACAGGCGATTTCTCGGTCACGACATCACGTTCAGGGGACGAAGCACTCATGCTCCTGAAAGATCAGCCATTTGACGCCATACTTTCAGGATGTGAGATGCAGGGCATGAATGGAGTCGATCTCCTGCAGGCGGCACGGGAAAAAGGATGCCATGCCCCGTTCATCTTCTATGATGAGTTTGACGGCAGGAGCAGGGTATCGGAGGGGCACCGGAAAGACGAGTCGGCAACCCTGATCTCAGGCCTCATCGGTGCTGCCGGAGATCATCAAAGGCCATATTATACAGCACATCAGATCGAGACACTATTCGGAGCCATTGCAGATAGAACGAGTGTCGGGATCCTGATCCACCGCAATGGAAACCTGATCTATGCCAATCATGCCGTAGAAGAGATCTCCGGCTACCGCAGGGAGGAACTGCAGGCAATCGACCTTATAGACCTTGTCCACCCTGCCGAGAGGGAAGATGCACGGGCACGGGCACAGCGGCGTCTTGAAGGTGCTCTGCCGGCCGAGCGATATACCATCAGGGTACTGCAAAAGGATGGGAACGAGAGGATCCTCGATATCACAGCAGACCTCTGCGTAATCGGAGAGAGCCCCGCGCTGATCCTCTCCGGCCTGGACCCCCGGGCAACAAAAAATGCCGAGGAGGACTATCGCTCCATCTTCTCTTCTTTCATAGACCTGTACTTCAGGACCGGAATGGACGGAACCATCAAGATGCTCTCCCCCTCCTGCAGAGAGATCCTGGGATGGGTACCCGACGAAGCGAGAGGGCAGAACGTGACGGCATTTTTCCCCGATCCTGCCGAAGCAGAGGAGGCAGGCCGGTTGCTCCTCGCCTCCGAGCATCTCCACGACCATGAGGTTCATCTGCTGAGGAAAGACGGGACAAAGATGATCTTTTCCCTCAATGCCCGCCTCATCCGCAGTGCAGACGGATCAGCATGCGGCATCGAGGGGACGCTCCGCGACATCACGGAAAGAAAACAGGCGGAGGAGGAAATTTCCCGGAGCAAAGCCCTCTTTGGTGCTACACTTGAGGCCACGAAGGATGGCATCCTCGCTACCAACCAGCATGGCCGGCCCATCGCCTGCAACGGAATCTTCAGGATGATGTGGGGGGTTCCGGAAACATGCCCTGCCCCCGGCGACGGCAGGGCTCTTCTCGAGATGATAGCCGCACAACTGAAGGATCCGGACGAGACCTACAGCCTGATCCGGGACATCTGCAAAAGGCCAGACAGTACACAACAACACAGCGTTCTCGAGTGCACCGACGGCAGGACGATCGAGTATTTTACCCGACCCCAGACGATCGGCGGCGAGACCACAGGCAGGGTATGGAGTTTCAGCGATATCACCGAGAGAAAACAGGCAGAACAAAGCCTGCGCGAGCGGGAAAATTTCTTCACCACCCTTCTGGAAGCTATCCGTGACGGCGTCCTGATCCTCAGCGAAGACGGCACGGTCGTTTATGCCAACAGGGCCGCCTGCGAACTGGTAGGTCTCTCATCTACCGAAGACTGCATCGGCAGAAGTATCCTCGAATTCGTCCACCAGGACTCGGCGCATGCCGTCTTCAGGGATCTGTTGACCGTACGCGGGGGGTCGGACGCAATTCCTGCGGAATACACATTTGTCACCCCGGCCGGGAGGGGGCGGCAGGTCGAGGGCCTCAGCAGCACCATCACCTGGAAAGAAAGGAAAGCGATCGCGGTCACCCTGCGCGACATCACCGAAAGGAAGCAGGCCGAGGCCGCGGCACAGGAGAGTGCAGACCTGAACAGGGCACTGATCGACGGCCTCCCGGAGTACATCTTCGTGCTGACGCGAGAAGGGGAGATCATCTTCGCCAACCCTGCCGCCGAAGCCGCCCTCGGGTGCACGCGGCGTGCTCTCAGCAGGAAAGCAATGCGTTCCATCATTGCAGAGTCTTCTTTGCAGGACTTCGATATCGCCATACAGGACGCCTTCACGGGCCAGAAATGTCGATCATTCGAGATCGGCGTCAGGACCGCGACAGACGACTGCCTTCAGGTGACCCTGCGGGCCGCCCCCATTACCTTCAGAAACCGGGACGCTACTCTTGTCCTCCTTACAGATCTCACAGAACGACTTGTTCTTGAAAAAGAACTTAAAATGTACACTGATGAACTCAAACGCTACTCGGAGTCGCTTGCCAGGACCAACGGGAAGCTCACGATCATGAACAGCATC